The Pseudomonas parafulva genome window below encodes:
- a CDS encoding acetyl-CoA hydrolase/transferase family protein, whose product MYRDRIRLSSLHSKVMSAADAAGLIEDGMTVGMSGFTRAGEAKAVPHALAERAKKSPLKISLMTGASLGNDLDKQLTEAGVLARRMPFQVDSTLRKAINDGQVMFIDQHLSETVEQLRNKQLTLPDIAVIEAVAITEQGHIVPTTSVGNSASFAIFAKHVIIEINLSHNPNLEGLHDIYIPTYRPTRTPIPLVKVDDRIGSTAIPIDPAKIVGIVISDQPDSPSTVLPPDHETQGIANHLIDFLKREVAAGRMSNSLGPLQAGIGSIANAVMCGLIESPFEDLTMYSEVLQDSTFELIDAGKLRFASGSSITLSSRRNADVFGNLERYKDKLVLRPQEISNHPEVVRRLGIIGINTALEFDIYGNVNSTHVCGTRMMNGIGGSGDFARNAHLSVFVTKSIAKGGAISSVVPMVSHVDHTEHDVDILVTEQGLADLRGLAPRERARVIIDNCVHPDYRAALNDYFERACARGGHTPHILREALSWHENLEENGRMLAG is encoded by the coding sequence ATGTACCGTGATCGTATCCGCTTGTCCTCCCTGCACAGCAAGGTAATGAGTGCGGCCGATGCCGCTGGCCTGATCGAGGACGGCATGACCGTCGGCATGAGCGGCTTCACCCGCGCCGGCGAAGCCAAGGCCGTGCCCCACGCCCTGGCCGAACGGGCGAAAAAATCGCCACTGAAGATCAGCCTGATGACCGGCGCCAGCCTGGGCAACGACCTGGACAAGCAACTGACCGAGGCCGGCGTGCTGGCCCGGCGCATGCCGTTCCAGGTCGACAGCACGTTGCGCAAGGCGATCAACGACGGCCAGGTGATGTTCATCGACCAGCACCTGTCCGAAACCGTGGAGCAGTTGCGCAACAAGCAACTGACGCTACCGGACATCGCGGTCATCGAAGCCGTCGCAATCACTGAACAAGGTCACATCGTGCCGACCACCTCGGTGGGCAATTCGGCCAGCTTCGCGATCTTCGCCAAGCACGTCATCATCGAGATCAACCTGTCGCACAACCCCAATCTCGAAGGCTTGCACGACATCTATATTCCTACCTATCGTCCAACCCGCACGCCGATCCCGCTGGTCAAGGTCGATGACCGCATCGGCAGCACCGCTATCCCGATCGATCCGGCGAAGATCGTCGGCATCGTCATCAGCGACCAGCCCGACTCGCCCTCCACCGTGCTGCCGCCGGATCACGAGACCCAGGGCATCGCCAATCACCTGATCGACTTCCTAAAGCGCGAAGTGGCCGCCGGGCGCATGAGCAACAGCCTCGGCCCATTGCAGGCTGGCATCGGCAGCATTGCCAACGCAGTGATGTGCGGGCTGATCGAATCGCCGTTCGAAGACCTGACCATGTACTCCGAAGTGCTGCAGGACTCGACCTTCGAGCTGATCGACGCAGGCAAACTGCGCTTCGCCTCGGGCAGCTCGATCACCCTGTCGAGCCGGCGCAACGCCGACGTGTTCGGCAACCTGGAACGCTACAAAGACAAGCTCGTGCTGCGTCCTCAGGAAATTTCCAACCACCCCGAAGTAGTCCGTCGCCTGGGCATCATCGGTATCAACACGGCGCTGGAGTTCGACATCTACGGCAACGTCAACTCCACCCATGTCTGCGGCACGCGGATGATGAATGGCATCGGCGGCTCCGGTGACTTCGCCCGTAACGCGCATCTGTCGGTGTTCGTCACCAAGTCGATCGCCAAAGGCGGGGCGATCTCCAGCGTGGTACCGATGGTCAGCCATGTCGATCATACCGAGCATGACGTCGACATCCTGGTCACCGAACAAGGGCTTGCCGACCTGCGCGGCCTGGCACCGCGCGAGCGCGCCCGGGTCATCATCGACAATTGCGTGCACCCTGACTACCGCGCGGCGCTGAACGACTACTTCGAACGGGCCTGCGCGCGCGGTGGGCATACGCCGCACATTCTGCGCGAGGCGCTGAGCTGGCACGAAAACCTGGAAGAGAACGGGCGGATGCTGGCAGGCTGA
- a CDS encoding SRPBCC family protein: protein MQALKPDTLIRNPQGCLVVSSVDITAPASAVWSMVGNFAGFPVFIPALSHIEMTGSGVRSVRKKLFKDGHVVIEQLNSRDDEAMHMTWSLIYTSLNIGNLWAAMQVEHIDAQSSRATWTIQAEPWEGGPQALPEFQAFLQGFADQAMGNVRNLLT from the coding sequence ATGCAAGCACTCAAACCCGATACCCTGATTCGCAATCCACAAGGTTGCCTGGTGGTCTCCAGCGTGGACATCACCGCACCGGCCTCCGCTGTGTGGAGCATGGTGGGCAACTTCGCTGGCTTTCCGGTGTTCATCCCGGCCCTCTCGCATATCGAGATGACCGGCAGCGGGGTGCGCTCGGTACGCAAGAAGCTGTTCAAGGACGGTCATGTGGTGATCGAGCAGTTGAACTCGCGGGATGACGAAGCGATGCACATGACGTGGAGCCTGATCTATACCAGCCTGAATATCGGCAATTTGTGGGCAGCCATGCAGGTCGAGCACATTGACGCCCAATCCAGCCGAGCGACTTGGACTATCCAGGCAGAGCCTTGGGAAGGAGGACCGCAGGCGCTACCGGAATTCCAGGCTTTCTTGCAGGGCTTTGCCGATCAAGCGATGGGCAACGTACGTAATCTGCTGACCTGA
- a CDS encoding CaiB/BaiF CoA transferase family protein, with protein MGALSHLRVLDLSRVLAGPWCGQILADLGADVIKVERPGSGDDTRAWGPPFLKDAQGESTSEAAYYLSANRNKRSVTIDFTQPEGQRLVRELAAKSDIVIENFKVGGLASYGLDYHSLKMVNPTLIYCSITGFGQTGPYAKRAGYDFMIQGLGGLMSLTGRPEGEEGAGPIKVGVALTDILTGLYSTVAILAALAHRDQMGEGQHIDMALLDVQVACLANQAMNYLTTGVAPKRLGNAHPNIVPYQDFPTADGDFILTVGNDGQFRKFAEVAGQPQWADDPRFATNKLRVAHRAELIPLIRQVTVFKTTAQWVGLLEQAGVPCGPINDLAQMFQDPQVLARGLALDVPHALAGSVPQVASPIRLSRTPVEYRHAPPLLGEHTQAVLEEVLGLEASVVQGLRDAGVV; from the coding sequence ATGGGAGCGCTTTCTCACCTGCGGGTGTTGGATCTGTCTCGGGTGTTGGCCGGACCTTGGTGTGGACAGATTCTCGCCGACTTGGGCGCGGATGTGATCAAGGTCGAGCGTCCCGGCAGTGGCGACGATACACGCGCCTGGGGGCCGCCCTTCCTCAAGGATGCGCAGGGCGAGAGTACCAGTGAAGCTGCTTACTACCTGTCCGCTAATCGCAACAAGCGCTCGGTCACGATTGATTTCACCCAGCCCGAGGGTCAGCGCCTGGTGCGTGAGCTGGCGGCCAAGTCCGATATCGTCATCGAGAACTTCAAGGTGGGCGGTCTGGCCAGCTATGGGCTGGATTATCACAGCCTGAAGATGGTCAACCCCACCCTTATCTATTGTTCGATCACGGGCTTTGGCCAGACCGGTCCATATGCCAAAAGAGCGGGCTACGATTTCATGATTCAGGGGCTGGGCGGGTTGATGAGCCTGACCGGGCGCCCTGAGGGCGAGGAGGGCGCGGGGCCGATAAAAGTCGGGGTGGCGCTGACGGATATCCTGACGGGCTTGTATTCCACGGTTGCGATTCTGGCTGCGCTTGCCCATCGCGACCAGATGGGCGAAGGCCAGCATATCGATATGGCGTTGCTGGATGTGCAAGTGGCGTGTCTGGCGAATCAGGCGATGAACTACCTGACCACCGGAGTTGCACCGAAACGGCTGGGTAACGCGCACCCCAACATCGTTCCTTACCAGGACTTCCCCACTGCAGACGGCGATTTCATTCTTACCGTGGGGAACGATGGGCAGTTTCGCAAGTTCGCTGAGGTGGCGGGTCAGCCCCAGTGGGCGGATGACCCGCGGTTTGCCACGAACAAGCTGCGGGTAGCGCATCGGGCGGAGCTCATCCCGCTGATCCGTCAGGTGACGGTGTTCAAGACTACGGCGCAGTGGGTTGGCCTTCTGGAGCAGGCGGGTGTGCCGTGCGGACCGATCAACGACCTGGCGCAAATGTTCCAGGATCCGCAGGTGCTGGCCCGTGGGCTGGCGCTGGATGTGCCGCATGCGTTGGCGGGCAGTGTGCCGCAGGTGGCGAGTCCTATCCGGCTGTCGCGTACACCGGTGGAGTACCGTCACGCGCCGCCCTTGCTGGGTGAGCATACTCAGGCGGTACTCGAAGAGGTGCTGGGGCTGGAGGCGAGTGTCGTGCAAGGGTTGAGGGATGCCGGCGTGGTGTAG
- a CDS encoding NAD(P) transhydrogenase subunit alpha — translation MEDMLISHGIYNLIIFVLAIYVGYHVVWNVTPALHTPLMAVTNAISAIVIVGAMLAAALTVTPAGKVMGTLAVALAAVNVFGGFLVTRRMLEMFKKKTKNAGQKQP, via the coding sequence ATGGAAGACATGCTGATTTCCCACGGCATCTACAACCTGATCATCTTCGTGCTGGCGATCTATGTCGGCTATCACGTGGTCTGGAATGTCACTCCCGCGCTGCACACGCCACTGATGGCCGTGACCAACGCCATTTCCGCGATCGTCATCGTCGGCGCCATGCTCGCAGCCGCCCTGACCGTGACGCCAGCCGGCAAAGTGATGGGCACACTGGCCGTGGCTTTGGCTGCGGTCAATGTGTTCGGCGGCTTCCTGGTCACTCGCCGCATGCTGGAAATGTTCAAGAAGAAAACCAAGAACGCGGGGCAGAAGCAACCATGA
- a CDS encoding acyl-CoA dehydrogenase — protein MAGKASFNWIDPLLLDQQLTEEERMVRDSAYQFAQDKLAPRVVEAFRHERTDAAIFREMGEVGLLGATIPVEYGGSGLNYVCYGLIAREVERIDSGYRSMMSVQSSLVMVPIDTFGSEAQKQKYLPKLASGEWIGCFGLTEPNHGSDPGAMITRARKVEGGYSLTGSKMWITNSPIADVFVVWAKDDAGDIRGFILEKGWKGLSAPAIHGKVGLRASITGEIVMDSVFVPEENIFPEVRGLKGPFTCLNSARYGISWGALGAAEACWHTARQYTLDRQQFGRPLAANQLIQKKLADMQTEITLGLQGCLRLGRMKDEGTAAVEITSIMKRNSCGKALEIARLARDMLGGNGISDEFGVARHLVNLEVVNTYEGTHDIHALILGRAQTGIQAFY, from the coding sequence ATGGCCGGTAAAGCAAGCTTCAACTGGATCGATCCGCTGCTGCTGGATCAGCAGCTCACCGAAGAAGAACGCATGGTGCGCGACAGCGCCTACCAGTTCGCCCAGGACAAGCTGGCGCCGCGTGTGGTCGAGGCCTTTCGTCATGAGCGTACCGATGCAGCGATTTTCCGCGAGATGGGCGAGGTCGGTCTGCTGGGCGCAACCATCCCGGTGGAGTATGGCGGCAGTGGCCTGAACTACGTGTGCTACGGATTGATCGCTCGCGAGGTGGAGCGCATCGACTCCGGTTATCGCTCGATGATGAGCGTGCAGTCTTCCTTGGTGATGGTGCCCATCGATACCTTTGGCAGCGAGGCGCAGAAGCAGAAATATCTGCCGAAGCTGGCCAGCGGCGAATGGATCGGTTGCTTCGGTCTGACCGAGCCCAACCATGGTTCCGATCCTGGGGCGATGATCACTCGGGCACGCAAGGTCGAAGGTGGCTACAGCCTGACTGGCAGCAAGATGTGGATCACCAACAGCCCCATTGCCGACGTATTCGTGGTTTGGGCCAAGGATGATGCCGGTGATATTCGTGGCTTCATTCTGGAAAAAGGCTGGAAAGGCCTGAGCGCGCCGGCCATTCACGGCAAGGTGGGCCTGCGTGCTTCGATCACTGGCGAGATCGTCATGGACAGTGTGTTTGTGCCGGAGGAGAACATCTTCCCTGAAGTGCGTGGTCTCAAGGGGCCGTTTACATGCCTGAATTCAGCGCGATACGGCATCTCGTGGGGAGCACTGGGCGCGGCGGAAGCCTGCTGGCACACCGCGCGCCAGTACACGCTCGATCGCCAGCAGTTCGGCCGCCCGCTGGCGGCCAATCAGTTGATCCAGAAGAAGCTCGCCGACATGCAGACTGAAATCACCCTGGGCCTGCAGGGCTGCCTGCGTCTGGGGCGGATGAAGGATGAGGGCACGGCGGCGGTGGAAATCACCTCGATCATGAAGCGCAATTCTTGCGGCAAGGCGCTTGAAATCGCCCGTCTGGCCCGCGACATGCTTGGCGGTAATGGCATTTCCGATGAGTTCGGTGTGGCCCGGCATCTGGTCAACCTCGAAGTGGTCAACACTTATGAAGGTACCCATGACATTCATGCGCTGATCCTCGGGCGTGCCCAGACTGGCATCCAGGCGTTCTATTAA
- a CDS encoding LysR family transcriptional regulator, which yields MRRKIPSTAALVCFEAAARHESFTKAAQELALTQGAVCRQIASLESFLNVELFRRSQRGVKLSEAGLSYSRQVAAQLDAVERDTLSVMRQQGASVIELAVVPTFGTQWLLPRLKDFQQRHPQVTVNLTNRTRPFLFADTPFDAAIYFGDADWSGTQSHRLMGENPVPVCCPHWLEKQDCIEPGEIAQLPLLQQTTRPYAWRQWFTSLGMTVERDMTGPRYELFSMLAQAAMHQMGIALIPPFLIQRELEDGRLVVANRHVLTSDKAYHLMIPERKIESASLRAFRDWLIGQAHAYTRLM from the coding sequence ATGCGCCGGAAGATCCCTAGCACCGCCGCGTTGGTCTGCTTCGAAGCTGCAGCCCGCCACGAGAGCTTCACCAAGGCCGCACAGGAGCTGGCACTGACCCAGGGCGCCGTGTGCCGACAGATCGCCAGCCTGGAAAGCTTCCTCAATGTAGAGCTGTTTCGACGCTCGCAACGCGGAGTCAAGCTGAGCGAAGCCGGCCTTTCCTATAGCCGCCAGGTGGCAGCGCAGCTCGATGCGGTGGAGCGCGACACACTGTCGGTGATGCGCCAGCAAGGCGCCAGTGTCATCGAACTGGCCGTGGTGCCTACCTTCGGCACTCAATGGCTGCTGCCACGACTCAAGGATTTCCAGCAACGTCATCCGCAGGTGACGGTCAACCTGACCAACCGTACTCGGCCCTTCCTGTTCGCCGACACGCCTTTTGATGCGGCCATCTACTTCGGCGATGCCGACTGGTCTGGCACCCAATCGCACCGGTTGATGGGCGAGAACCCGGTGCCGGTGTGCTGTCCGCACTGGCTCGAAAAGCAGGACTGCATCGAGCCGGGAGAAATCGCACAGCTACCCTTGCTGCAGCAGACCACTCGCCCCTACGCGTGGCGACAGTGGTTCACCAGTCTCGGCATGACTGTGGAGCGGGACATGACCGGGCCGCGCTATGAACTGTTCTCAATGTTGGCCCAGGCGGCCATGCACCAGATGGGCATCGCCTTGATCCCCCCTTTCCTCATCCAACGCGAGCTGGAGGACGGACGCCTGGTGGTCGCAAACAGGCATGTGCTGACCAGCGACAAGGCCTACCATCTGATGATTCCGGAGCGCAAGATCGAGTCGGCTTCGCTTCGTGCTTTCCGCGATTGGCTGATAGGTCAAGCGCACGCCTACACCCGACTCATGTAG
- a CDS encoding NAD(P)(+) transhydrogenase (Re/Si-specific) subunit beta: MSMNLVTLLYLVASICFIQALKGLSHPTTSRRGNLFGMIGMAIATLTTIGLIYKLAALSVGNGGATAGIGYVLVGLLIGGSAGAIMAKRVEMTKMPELVAFMHSMIGLAAVFIAIAAVLEPQSLGIVALISDPIPTGNRLELFLGAAIGAITFSGSVIAFGKLSGKYKFRLFQGAPVQFAGQHKLNLILGITTLALGLLFTFTGHYSAFTLMLVLAFIMGVLIIIPIGGADMPVVVSMLNSYSGWAAAGIGFSLNNSMLIIAGSLVGSSGAILSYIMCKAMNRSFFNVILGGFGGDAGAGASAGTQEQRPVKSGSADDATFLLSNADSVIIVPGYGLAVARAQHALKELTEKLTHNGVTVKYAIHPVAGRMPGHMNVLLAEAEVPYDQVFEMEDINAEFGQADVVLVLGANDVVNPAAKNDPKSPIAGMPILEAFKAKTIIVNKRSMASGYAGLDNELFYLDKTMMVFGDAKKVIEDMVKAVE, translated from the coding sequence ATGAGCATGAATCTGGTCACCCTCCTTTATCTGGTCGCTTCGATCTGTTTCATCCAGGCACTCAAAGGCCTGTCGCACCCGACCACGTCGCGACGCGGCAACCTGTTCGGCATGATCGGCATGGCGATCGCCACGCTGACCACCATCGGCCTGATCTACAAGCTGGCCGCGCTCTCGGTGGGCAACGGCGGCGCCACGGCAGGCATCGGCTACGTGCTCGTCGGCCTGCTGATTGGCGGCAGCGCGGGCGCGATCATGGCCAAGCGCGTGGAAATGACCAAGATGCCCGAACTGGTCGCCTTCATGCACAGCATGATCGGCCTGGCTGCGGTCTTCATCGCGATCGCTGCAGTGCTGGAACCGCAGTCGCTGGGCATCGTCGCGCTCATCAGCGATCCGATCCCGACCGGCAACCGGCTCGAACTGTTCCTCGGCGCCGCCATCGGCGCTATCACCTTCTCCGGCTCGGTCATCGCCTTTGGCAAGCTGTCGGGCAAGTACAAGTTCCGCCTTTTCCAAGGCGCTCCGGTCCAGTTCGCAGGCCAGCACAAGCTGAACCTGATCCTGGGTATCACGACACTGGCCCTGGGCCTGCTGTTCACCTTCACCGGCCATTACAGCGCGTTCACCCTGATGCTGGTGCTGGCCTTCATCATGGGCGTGCTGATCATCATCCCCATCGGCGGCGCCGACATGCCGGTGGTGGTTTCGATGCTCAACAGTTACTCGGGCTGGGCGGCGGCGGGTATCGGCTTCTCGCTGAACAACTCGATGCTGATCATCGCCGGCTCCCTGGTCGGCTCCAGCGGCGCGATTCTGTCGTACATCATGTGCAAGGCCATGAACCGCTCGTTCTTCAATGTCATTCTCGGTGGCTTCGGTGGCGATGCCGGTGCCGGCGCCTCGGCGGGCACTCAGGAACAGCGCCCGGTGAAATCCGGCTCGGCCGATGACGCGACCTTCCTGTTGAGCAACGCCGACAGCGTGATCATCGTCCCCGGCTACGGCCTGGCGGTAGCGCGCGCGCAGCATGCGCTGAAGGAACTGACGGAGAAGCTGACGCACAACGGCGTGACCGTGAAGTACGCCATCCACCCGGTGGCGGGGCGCATGCCTGGCCATATGAACGTGCTCCTGGCCGAGGCAGAAGTCCCCTATGACCAGGTCTTCGAAATGGAAGACATCAACGCCGAGTTCGGGCAAGCCGACGTGGTGCTGGTGCTTGGCGCCAACGACGTGGTCAACCCGGCGGCGAAGAACGATCCCAAGTCGCCAATCGCCGGCATGCCGATTCTCGAGGCCTTCAAGGCCAAGACCATCATCGTCAACAAGCGCTCCATGGCCAGCGGCTATGCCGGGCTCGACAACGAATTGTTCTACCTGGACAAGACCATGATGGTGTTCGGTGACGCGAAGAAGGTCATCGAAGACATGGTCAAGGCCGTGGAGTAG
- a CDS encoding amino acid adenylation domain-containing protein: MRRLNIILVGISPALHALAQMLDDHGHACVLAESPAALRQALSATHSLALDDGSLALSSSDWQGLADAPLLRLRLGTHHATTLPALELLCWYGSATAQRLIARVALAAPVSGNGQQVREEALQVIAEQVTLLSTRLARDACALREMPTALAGLHEREHGLQWLESLAFHHPFNRTQRADLLEQAEGDLMQYLEQGLRQAPRRPALNSNGERIGYRELHGLAVALQQALLPLLPEHADQPAVVGVCMAKSPALYASLLAVLGCGAIYLPLDPATPADRRRRILEDAGAQVLLHDGTVQTALPSLDVSRLSSAQRADVPSLQQRPGEPDRACVAIYTSGTTGQPKGVLLSQRNLLHFIAWYREHVELDADSRVLQFSTIGFDASLLDILPTFASGAELVIPDEEHRRDPQRLVTLIHSQAVSHAFLPPALLSILPSDAPLGLRHLVTGGDVCEPEVIARYSQQCQMHNIYGPTETTVLATTRVFAVGTSNRNLGKPIANTQVLILDPHLQPVVEQTPGELYLCGPGVGLGYLNNPTLTQERFVTLDLPDGRALRAYRTGDIGKWTDQGIELCGRLDNQVKIRGFRVEPEEIEHCLRASGLYKQLVVVIDEQRRVLAFMAQPAAQNALTALRQHAEAHLPDYMRPVFYQVLERMPFTANGKVDRQALRARPLALPPSARVGPSTATEQRLLVLWSELLELAEADISVDDSFFNLGGHSILLSRLLLEVRQLFGCGVAINRFIEQPTLQRLAALLDGEEGGIDAGLDRLEQDANRPLDLHVLPLEAMGDVHKVIVTGANSFLGVHLVEALLDWGATEVACLVRSSAEQTANERFAQAMRDNQLDFDLTRVRVLAADLRHPRLGLGEADYDDLDLNFGALLHNAAQVNHVLDYQALAVDNIEPLFECLRLCEGRRKKIFNFVSTLSACSAVSGDGRVLEQDPAVTPPIYLRNGYNLSKWVGERILHRAREAGVRVNLFRPGNITFDSRNGVCQPHRNRLMLMLKGSLQLGQAPHLEIDFDLMPVDFLSRFIAFHSSRYHPGHCVFNLHNPEPLRWQDYLAAFREQGHAFDVVDVAQWQRQLGRVDRDNALFDVLGFYLEGFEEDIGDIAGIEHGNAREGVRRMGACYPVKDTALLQRGCRYLSDIGFL; the protein is encoded by the coding sequence ATGCGACGTCTCAACATCATTCTGGTCGGCATCAGCCCGGCGCTGCACGCACTGGCGCAGATGCTCGACGATCACGGCCATGCCTGCGTGCTGGCCGAAAGCCCGGCGGCGCTTCGTCAGGCGCTGAGCGCAACGCACTCGCTGGCATTGGACGATGGCAGCCTGGCGCTGTCCTCCAGCGACTGGCAGGGCCTTGCCGATGCCCCTCTGCTCAGGCTGCGACTGGGCACCCATCACGCGACTACGCTGCCCGCACTCGAGCTGCTGTGCTGGTATGGCAGCGCCACGGCCCAGCGTCTGATCGCACGGGTGGCGCTGGCGGCACCCGTTTCAGGCAACGGCCAGCAAGTGCGCGAAGAGGCTCTGCAGGTCATTGCCGAGCAGGTCACCCTGCTGAGCACTCGACTGGCCCGCGATGCCTGTGCACTTCGCGAGATGCCCACAGCGCTGGCTGGGCTGCATGAGCGCGAGCATGGACTGCAGTGGCTGGAGTCGCTGGCTTTCCATCACCCCTTCAACCGCACACAGCGCGCAGACCTGCTGGAGCAGGCTGAAGGCGACTTGATGCAGTACCTGGAGCAGGGCCTGCGCCAAGCGCCGCGCAGACCCGCTCTCAACAGCAATGGCGAACGTATTGGCTATCGCGAACTGCACGGGCTAGCCGTCGCGCTGCAGCAGGCGCTGTTGCCGCTGCTGCCCGAACACGCTGACCAGCCTGCGGTAGTGGGTGTGTGCATGGCCAAGTCACCCGCCCTCTATGCAAGCCTGCTGGCCGTGCTGGGTTGCGGCGCTATCTACCTGCCACTGGACCCTGCAACCCCCGCTGATCGTCGCAGACGCATTCTCGAGGACGCCGGCGCGCAGGTGCTGCTGCACGATGGCACGGTGCAGACAGCCCTACCTTCGCTGGATGTAAGCCGATTGTCGTCGGCCCAGCGGGCGGACGTGCCTTCGCTGCAGCAACGTCCGGGTGAGCCAGACCGCGCGTGCGTGGCGATCTACACCTCCGGCACCACCGGGCAGCCCAAGGGCGTGCTGCTCAGCCAGCGCAACCTCTTGCACTTCATCGCCTGGTATCGCGAGCATGTCGAACTGGATGCCGACAGTCGTGTATTGCAGTTCTCCACCATCGGCTTCGACGCCTCGCTGCTGGATATCCTGCCCACCTTCGCCAGCGGCGCGGAGTTGGTGATTCCGGACGAAGAGCACCGCCGTGATCCACAGCGGCTGGTCACACTTATCCACAGCCAAGCGGTGAGCCATGCATTTCTGCCACCCGCGTTGTTGAGCATCCTGCCCAGTGACGCGCCTTTGGGTCTGCGGCACCTGGTGACGGGAGGCGATGTCTGCGAGCCGGAGGTGATCGCGCGCTACAGCCAGCAGTGCCAGATGCACAATATCTACGGACCGACCGAAACTACTGTGCTGGCGACCACCCGGGTGTTCGCTGTCGGTACGAGCAACCGAAACCTCGGCAAGCCGATCGCCAACACTCAGGTGCTGATCCTCGATCCGCATCTGCAACCGGTCGTCGAGCAGACGCCGGGCGAACTCTACCTTTGCGGGCCTGGGGTCGGTCTGGGTTATCTGAATAATCCGACACTCACCCAAGAACGCTTCGTCACCCTCGACCTGCCAGACGGCCGCGCTTTGCGCGCCTATCGCACAGGGGATATCGGCAAATGGACAGACCAAGGTATCGAGCTGTGTGGGCGACTCGATAACCAAGTGAAGATCCGCGGCTTTCGCGTGGAGCCGGAGGAAATCGAACACTGTCTGCGTGCAAGCGGACTGTACAAGCAACTGGTGGTAGTGATCGACGAGCAGCGGCGGGTGCTGGCGTTCATGGCGCAGCCCGCTGCCCAGAATGCTCTGACAGCGCTGCGCCAACACGCCGAAGCGCATCTACCGGATTACATGCGCCCAGTGTTCTATCAGGTGTTGGAGCGGATGCCGTTCACGGCCAACGGCAAGGTCGACCGCCAGGCCCTACGGGCGCGACCGCTGGCGTTGCCTCCCAGCGCACGGGTCGGCCCCAGCACCGCCACCGAGCAGCGTCTGCTGGTGCTGTGGAGCGAACTGCTGGAGCTGGCAGAGGCGGACATCTCCGTGGACGACAGCTTCTTCAACCTCGGCGGCCATTCCATTCTGCTCTCCAGGCTATTGCTGGAGGTGCGTCAGCTGTTTGGCTGCGGGGTTGCCATCAACCGCTTCATCGAGCAGCCGACGCTGCAACGGCTGGCGGCGCTGCTCGACGGTGAAGAGGGGGGAATCGACGCGGGCTTGGACCGTCTGGAACAGGACGCCAATCGGCCGCTGGATCTGCACGTGCTGCCCTTGGAGGCCATGGGCGATGTGCACAAGGTCATCGTCACCGGCGCCAACAGTTTCCTCGGCGTCCACTTGGTCGAGGCGCTGCTCGACTGGGGAGCTACGGAGGTGGCGTGCCTGGTGCGCAGCAGCGCTGAGCAGACGGCCAACGAACGCTTTGCCCAAGCCATGCGCGATAACCAGCTGGACTTCGACCTGACACGGGTGCGGGTGCTTGCCGCGGATCTGCGCCACCCGCGATTGGGGCTTGGCGAGGCGGATTACGACGACCTTGATCTGAACTTCGGTGCCTTGCTGCACAACGCAGCGCAGGTCAATCACGTGCTGGATTACCAAGCACTGGCTGTGGATAACATCGAGCCGCTGTTCGAATGCCTGCGGCTGTGCGAAGGACGGCGCAAGAAGATCTTCAACTTCGTCTCGACACTGTCAGCCTGCAGCGCGGTGAGCGGTGATGGGCGTGTACTGGAACAAGACCCGGCCGTCACGCCGCCCATCTACCTGCGCAATGGTTACAACCTGAGCAAATGGGTTGGCGAGCGCATTCTGCATCGTGCTCGTGAGGCGGGCGTACGGGTGAATCTGTTCCGGCCTGGCAACATCACTTTCGACAGTCGTAATGGCGTCTGTCAGCCACACCGTAATCGCTTGATGCTGATGCTCAAGGGTTCACTGCAACTGGGTCAGGCCCCCCACCTGGAGATCGATTTCGACCTCATGCCGGTGGACTTCCTCAGCCGCTTCATCGCCTTTCACAGCAGCCGGTACCACCCTGGGCACTGTGTCTTCAATCTGCACAATCCCGAGCCCCTGCGTTGGCAGGACTACCTGGCTGCGTTTCGGGAACAGGGCCACGCCTTCGACGTGGTCGATGTCGCGCAATGGCAGCGTCAGTTGGGACGGGTCGATCGCGACAACGCGCTGTTCGACGTGCTGGGCTTCTACCTCGAAGGGTTCGAGGAGGACATCGGCGATATCGCCGGGATCGAGCATGGCAATGCCCGAGAGGGCGTGCGACGCATGGGCGCGTGCTATCCGGTCAAGGACACAGCGCTATTGCAACGCGGTTGCCGCTACCTCAGCGACATCGGTTTTCTCTGA